The sequence below is a genomic window from Flavobacterium keumense.
TGCCATTTTAAAATCATTATCGAATGCCACTCACGAAGTCATCACTTCGGTTTGTTTTAAAACTAAAGAAAAAACAGATACTTTTTTCGAAGTGACTAAAGTAACTTTTAATACACTAAGCGATGAAGCTATTCAGTATTATTTGGACCATTACAAACCGTATGACAAAGCGGGAGCTTACGGAATTCAAGAATGGATTGGTTTTGTTGGTGTAGCTAAAATAGAAGGTTCTTACACCAATGTAATGGGAATGCCAACAGATAAAGTATTTGATTATTTAAACAATTTAGACAACTAAACTATGTACATTTCATTTTTCAACGATTTTGCACGCGAAGCTATTGGTACTGGGATTGTTTTAATACTGCTGGTACTATTACGAGTAATCACAACTAAATTAGTACGCCGCTATGCGCGTTTGAGCCAAACAATAGAAAGAAGAACAAATTTGGTAATTAAATACCTGCATTTACTAATTAATATTCTCTTAATAGTAGCTTTAATTATTATTTGGGGAGTTGATGCCAAAGACATTATTATAGCTGTATCGTCAATTGCAACGGTTGTAGGTGTGGCGATGGTTGCACAATGGTCGATTTTAAGTAACATTACCTCCGGAATTATTTTATTTTTTTCTTATCCATTTAAAATTGGAGATACTATTCATATTCACGATAAAGATTTTCCCGTGATTGCAGAAATTGAGGATATCAGTGCCTTTTATATTAGTATGGTGAACAAAGATGGAGAACGCATTATTTATCCAAACAATTTATTGTTACAAAAAGGCGTTTCGATTATTAATACTGATCTTGAACCAACTGATTTTACAGATTAAAGTTATTTAGTACTATCAACGAGAAATCAATTAAGGATGAAGTCAAAAACTAAAATTTGGAAAAAAAGCTATACTTGGGTGCTCGTTATTAATGCCATTTATATCTTGTTGTTTTACTTCATAATGCAGTTATACGCCTAAATCATGCAATTATTTGACTGGATCATACTCGTTGTTACCTTACTATTCATAGTAATTTATGGCGCTTGGAAAACCAACGGAAGTAAGAACGTTCAAGACTACATTCTTGGAAGTAATGAAACGCCTTGGCATGTTGTTGGGCTTTCAGTAATGGCAACACAAGCCAGCGCTATTACCTTTTTATCTACTCCAGGACAAGCCTATCATGACGGAATGGGATTCGTTCAGTTTTACTTTGGTTTACCCATAGCTATGGTGATTGTTTGTGTTACATTCATTCCCATTTATCACAAATACAAAGTGTACACCGCTTACGAATATTTAGGCAAACGATTTGATTTGCGCACCCGTTCTTTGGCCGCAATTCTTTTCTTATTTCAAAGAGGACTCGGAACTGGATTGACTATTTATGCTCCAGCGATTATTCTGTCAGCCTTATTAGGTTGGAATATCAATTATCTGAATATTATTATTGGACTACTCGTTATTATTTACACCGTAACCGGAGGAACCAAAGCGGTCAACGTAACCCAAAAACAGCAAATGTTTATCATTTTAGTAGGGATGCTAATTACCTTTTTTTGGATATTATACTACTTACCCAATGACATGAGTTTCAGCAATGCGATGCACATTGCAGGTGCCAATGCTAAAATGGACATAGTTAATTTTTCGCTAGATCCAGAAGAAAAATATACGTTTTGGAGCGGAATCACAGGCGGCTTTTTCTTGGCTTTAGCCTACTTTGGCACAGACCAATCTCAAGTGGGGCGTTATTTATCTGGGAAATCAGTTAGAGAAAGTCAGATGGGATTATTGATGAATGGATTACTAAAAGTACCTATGCAATTTTTCATTCTATTGACAGGAGTACTCGTTTTTGTATTCTTCCAGTTCAATCCTGTTCCGTTAAATTTCAATCCGAATAATAAACTTATCGTCGAAAATTCGCCTTACAAAAAAGAATACCACGCACTAGAAAAAAAGTTGGAATTGGTGTCTGAAGACAAAAAAGTGATCAACCTCTTGTACATTGACCAACTCAACCAAGATTACGACAATCCTATTCTTAGAAAAGAAATGATTGCTTTGTCTGATAAAGAAAAGGACTTGAGAGATCGTGCCAAAGAAATCATTTCGAAAGCAGATATCCACAGCGAAACGAACGATAAAGATTATGTGTTTTTTCACTTTATTTTAAATTACCTACCCAAAGGGCTCATCGGATTGTTACTAGCCGTAATCATTTCAGCAGCCATGTCATCAACCGCTTCGGGATTGAATGCATTGGCTTCAACCACAACCATTGATATTTACAAACGCAATTTACAAGTAGAAAAATCAGAGAAACATTACCTGAATGCCAGCAAACTTTTTACTTTATTCTGGGGAATTATAGCCATTCTTTTTGCGTGTATTGGTACCTTATTTGAAAACTTAATTCAATTGGTCAACATCATTGGGTCTATATTCTACGGTACTGTTTTGGGGATATTCCTAGTAGGTATTTACTCCAAACGAATTCAATCAGATGCTATTTTTTACAGTGCTATTTTTAGCCAAATTACCATATTCATCATTTACTATTTTGCCATTTATATTTACCCAAGTGGCGAAGAAAAATTAGGCTATTTATGGCTCAACTTCATTGGCGCAGTATTGACAATTGTAATTGCTTGGCTGTTGGAACGATTGCTATTCAAAAATCAGAAAGTCTTTGTTAGTTAAATAAAAAAATCCCATTTAAAATTTAAACGGGATTTTTTTATTGCAATGGATAGCAAATTATTTCTTGCTCCATTCCGCAATACTGTCTTTATTCATTTTTACGTAATCTTGATTTTTAGCTTCCTCTGCAGCCTCTAGAGATAATTTTGCGGTTTCAATAGCACCTGATTTATCACCTTGTTTTGCCTGAATCAACGATTTTAATCGTAAAAACCAAAACGGTTTGTCTTTACTCAACTCTAACGATTTATTTACAAAGACCAATGATTTTGCTAAATCAGTATTGGATTGATATAAAAAGTTCGCTGCTGAATAATAATCATTGGCAGTAGGCCCTGCTAATACTTTGTCAATACTTGCCATCGCTGTTTTTTGGGTAGGCACTTCAAATTTTAAAGCTACAAAAGAGTTTTCCCAGAAAATCTCTAAAAAAGCAAAATTAGTATCTAAACCAGCAATATTAATCGTTAAACTTTCAACAGGTTTCGACAATGCCTCTTCTTTTACCGTAGTTCTGAGCGCTACATTGACTTCATTAAATTCTTGTGGTAATCCCCAATTGTCAGTTGTAGTATAAAAAATAATGTCCCAACTTTCAATTCTTGGCACCGTGTACAACGCATACTTTCCTTTTTTCAATACTTTGCCATCAATAATGACATCATCACTAAATGAAATTGTTGTATTTTCATTGGCACCTGTTCTCCAAAGTTTACCAAAAGGAACTAAATTCCCAAAAACGGGTCTGCCTTTTGCTCCTGGACGCGAATAATTTACCTCCACTTCTGTCAAACCTACCATTTGAGTAAGAACGGCTCTGGGACTCGCTTGAGGTGTTTTAATTTGTGCTTGAGCAACAAATTGAGAAATTAATACTGCTAATGCAAAAATTATTTTTTTCATAGTTTTATTTTTTAGTTTTCAAATTTACAAATTCAATTGAATGTTACGTGTTAATATTAATTTAATGCCCGTATAACTTCAGCAGTCAACTCATTAAAATGATTGATTACTTTGTCTGCCTCGTCCAAATTCTGGTCTTTGGAATGTTCACTATTGTATCCCACACAAAAAATCCCTGCCGCTTTTGCTGCTTTCACTCCGTTAGTACTGTCTTCAATTACAATACAATTTTCTTTTGGAGCAATCGACAAAGAAGCCGCATGTTCAAAAATAGCAGGATGTGGTTTGGACTTTGGAAAATCTTCGCCACTCACAATATGCGTAAAAAAATCATGCAATCCAAAACGAGTAAAAACACGATCAATAGTCACTTTAGAGGCCGAAGACGCCACAATCAATTGAATTCCGTTTTGGTGTAAATCTTCTATTAAAGCACGAACACCTTCTAGTAATTCCAAATCTTCTTTGGTGTCAAAAGCATTATTAAAAATACTTCTTTTACGTTGAATTAAGTCTTCAACTTCCTGCTCTAGCTGAAATTGTTCTTTTAAAGTCTGGAAGGTATTCCGAGTAGAAAAACCAGTGAACGAAGTGTACATCGCCTCGGTTACCTCAATATTCAATTCTGCAAATTGTTTGTAATAAGCATAACGGTGTACTGGTTCTGTATCCACAATTACACCATCCATATCAAAAATTACCGTTTGTATCATTATTCTTCAGTAATTTCTTTGTTCAACAAATAGCGAATCACCGTTTCGGCAGCATACAAACCAAATAACCCTGGCATATAACTATTGGTCCCATAAAACGATTTTTTAAAATTTTGACCATCAGTTACTTTTAAACTCGTTTCGTCTTGAATTTCCGAAGAAAAAACTACTTTAATTCCTTTGTATATTTTTTCGGCTTTTAATCGTCGTTTAATAGTTCTAGCCAAATGACAGTTTTCTGTTTTACTAATATCAGTAACTTTCACTTTAGCCGCTTCCATTTTTCCTCCAGCTCCCATACTGCTGATAATTTTTACTCCTTTTCTTTTGGCTGCCATGAGTAAATTCAATTTTGGCGTTACACTATCAATGCAATCCAAAACGTAATCAAAGTCGGTTGAAACCAATTCATAAGCGCGTTCTGGCGACAAAAATTCTTGGATTCGAGTGAGTTGTAGTTCGGGATTGATATCCATTAAACGGTCGCCTACAATCGTAATTTTAGGTTGACCAACAGTAGAATGCAACGCAGGTAATTGTCTATTAATATTGGTAATATCCACCACATCGCCATCAACTATAGTCATGTTGCCTACTCCTGCTCTTGCTAAAAATTCGGCAGCAAAAGACCCTACACCACCTAATCCAACGACTAATACTTTAGCATTTTGCAATTTTTCTAATCCTTCTTTTTTAAATAATAATTCGGCTCTTTCTGTCCACTCTGCCATGATTGTGTTTATTTGTTTATTTGGTTATTTGTTTATTTGGTTATTTGGTTATTTGTTGTGATCCAAAGACCTTTCGGAAATTGGCATTCACTAGTTCTTGTATTTGGGCTACTGAAAGCCCTTTATATTGTGCTGCTAAATCATACACTTCTTGTATCGTTTGCTCATCCGTATCGGTTTCCAAGAAAAATTGATCGTTGGGCATGGCGCAAAAAACGGATTCTAATTGAGGCATTCGTAATAAATATTTCCCAAAAGAAAGGTAACAACCATTTGCCAACAATTCCTTGGCTACTTGTTCATTTTTAGAAAATCCGTGAATTAAAAAAGGAACCGAAATTTTCAATGCTTTTTTAATAGCAATCAATTCTTGAAAAGCCGCTACACAATGAATTACCACTGATTTTTGGTACTGTTCTGCCAAAAGTAATTGACGCTCAAAAACGGTTTGCTGTAATGCAAACGGAATTTCAA
It includes:
- a CDS encoding Maf-like protein; the encoded protein is MLRHKLANYSLILASGSPRRQQFFKDLDLDFEIRLKEVEEIYPPELKAEAITNYLAELKANAFEGELNDNEILITSDTIVWHNNTALGKPKDEQDAFAILKSLSNATHEVITSVCFKTKEKTDTFFEVTKVTFNTLSDEAIQYYLDHYKPYDKAGAYGIQEWIGFVGVAKIEGSYTNVMGMPTDKVFDYLNNLDN
- a CDS encoding mechanosensitive ion channel domain-containing protein — translated: MSFFNDFAREAIGTGIVLILLVLLRVITTKLVRRYARLSQTIERRTNLVIKYLHLLINILLIVALIIIWGVDAKDIIIAVSSIATVVGVAMVAQWSILSNITSGIILFFSYPFKIGDTIHIHDKDFPVIAEIEDISAFYISMVNKDGERIIYPNNLLLQKGVSIINTDLEPTDFTD
- a CDS encoding sodium:solute symporter, whose protein sequence is MQLFDWIILVVTLLFIVIYGAWKTNGSKNVQDYILGSNETPWHVVGLSVMATQASAITFLSTPGQAYHDGMGFVQFYFGLPIAMVIVCVTFIPIYHKYKVYTAYEYLGKRFDLRTRSLAAILFLFQRGLGTGLTIYAPAIILSALLGWNINYLNIIIGLLVIIYTVTGGTKAVNVTQKQQMFIILVGMLITFFWILYYLPNDMSFSNAMHIAGANAKMDIVNFSLDPEEKYTFWSGITGGFFLALAYFGTDQSQVGRYLSGKSVRESQMGLLMNGLLKVPMQFFILLTGVLVFVFFQFNPVPLNFNPNNKLIVENSPYKKEYHALEKKLELVSEDKKVINLLYIDQLNQDYDNPILRKEMIALSDKEKDLRDRAKEIISKADIHSETNDKDYVFFHFILNYLPKGLIGLLLAVIISAAMSSTASGLNALASTTTIDIYKRNLQVEKSEKHYLNASKLFTLFWGIIAILFACIGTLFENLIQLVNIIGSIFYGTVLGIFLVGIYSKRIQSDAIFYSAIFSQITIFIIYYFAIYIYPSGEEKLGYLWLNFIGAVLTIVIAWLLERLLFKNQKVFVS
- a CDS encoding DUF2911 domain-containing protein encodes the protein MKKIIFALAVLISQFVAQAQIKTPQASPRAVLTQMVGLTEVEVNYSRPGAKGRPVFGNLVPFGKLWRTGANENTTISFSDDVIIDGKVLKKGKYALYTVPRIESWDIIFYTTTDNWGLPQEFNEVNVALRTTVKEEALSKPVESLTINIAGLDTNFAFLEIFWENSFVALKFEVPTQKTAMASIDKVLAGPTANDYYSAANFLYQSNTDLAKSLVFVNKSLELSKDKPFWFLRLKSLIQAKQGDKSGAIETAKLSLEAAEEAKNQDYVKMNKDSIAEWSKK
- a CDS encoding HAD family hydrolase, whose translation is MIQTVIFDMDGVIVDTEPVHRYAYYKQFAELNIEVTEAMYTSFTGFSTRNTFQTLKEQFQLEQEVEDLIQRKRSIFNNAFDTKEDLELLEGVRALIEDLHQNGIQLIVASSASKVTIDRVFTRFGLHDFFTHIVSGEDFPKSKPHPAIFEHAASLSIAPKENCIVIEDSTNGVKAAKAAGIFCVGYNSEHSKDQNLDEADKVINHFNELTAEVIRALN
- a CDS encoding tRNA threonylcarbamoyladenosine dehydratase gives rise to the protein MAEWTERAELLFKKEGLEKLQNAKVLVVGLGGVGSFAAEFLARAGVGNMTIVDGDVVDITNINRQLPALHSTVGQPKITIVGDRLMDINPELQLTRIQEFLSPERAYELVSTDFDYVLDCIDSVTPKLNLLMAAKRKGVKIISSMGAGGKMEAAKVKVTDISKTENCHLARTIKRRLKAEKIYKGIKVVFSSEIQDETSLKVTDGQNFKKSFYGTNSYMPGLFGLYAAETVIRYLLNKEITEE
- a CDS encoding TatD family hydrolase — its product is MHYFNLHTHIYTNQDDVLELVNQYPQEFTDTIPNYSIGIHPWFIVEDRIEADLAIIESKLKESSCLAVGECGLDKRIEIPFALQQTVFERQLLLAEQYQKSVVIHCVAAFQELIAIKKALKISVPFLIHGFSKNEQVAKELLANGCYLSFGKYLLRMPQLESVFCAMPNDQFFLETDTDEQTIQEVYDLAAQYKGLSVAQIQELVNANFRKVFGSQQITK